A region of the Melospiza melodia melodia isolate bMelMel2 unplaced genomic scaffold, bMelMel2.pri scaffold_372, whole genome shotgun sequence genome:
atttaggatttattagaatttatttagtatttatttgtgatttatttaggatttatttaggatttattcAGGATTTCTTAGGATCTATTTAGATTTTTTAGGGTTTCTCATGGAGATTTTTAGGGTTTCtcatgggattttttggggttttttaggttttCTCCCGGGGTTTTTTAGGGTTTCCTCCAGAGCATTTTCAGGGTTTTTCATTCGCTTTTTTGGGTTtctcttgggattttttgggatttctctcaggggtttttggggtttttgggatttctcACAGGAATTTTTAGGTTTGAATTTAGGATTTATTAGATTTATTCAGGATCTCTTTAGGATTGAATTAGGATTTATTAAGGATTTATTTAGActttatttaggatttatttgggatctatttaggatttatttaggatttatttaggatttatttaggattttttaaggatttttttaggATCTATTAGGATTTATTTACAATTTATTTTTGGATCTATTTaggatttatttaggatttacttacaatttatttaggatttatttaggatttatttaGCATTTCTTTAGGATCTATTAGATTTATTTAGGGTTTATTTAGGGTCTATTTAGGATTTATTTAGGGTTTATCCAGAGTCTATTTAGGATTTATTCAGGATTTCTTTAGGATCTATTTAGGATTTCTTTGGATTTTATTTAGgatttattaaaattaatttaggatttatttaaaattagtttagtatttatttaggatttatttgTGATTTATTTGTGATTTATTCTGGATCTATTtaggatttatttgggatttatttagaatttatttaggatttatttgtgatttatttggatttatttagaatttatttaggatttatttggtatttatttaggatttatttaggatttatttgggatttatttgggatttatttagAATTTCTTTAGGATTTATTTAGGGTTTATTTAGGGTTTATTTAGGATTTCTTCCCCCTCCCCCAGTGCTGCAGGACCCCTCCCAGCCGCACTCCAAGGGTCCCTTTGTGgttattttatgggatttttggggctttttggggttttatgggattttttcggggtttttgtggtttctcctgtgtttttttgggatttttgtttttccCACCCCACAATTTGAATTTCCCCCCTCTCAGGTGCTGCAGGACCCCTCCCAGCCGCACTCTTGGGTccctttgtggggttttttatggattttttttgggggttttggggttttttatgggatttttttgagattttttttgaggtttttgggatttctcatgggattttttggggattttttttgaggtttttgggatcTCCCGggattttttttaggatttttgcttTTCCACCCCCCAATTTGAATTTCCCCATTtgtgccaggtgctgcaggaCCCCTCCCAGCCGCACTCCAAGGGTccctttgtggggtttttgtgggatttttggggggttttgggggtttctcccgggatttttaggatttttgcttTTCCCACCGCACAATTTGAatttccccctccccaggtgCTGCAGGGCCCCTCCAAACCCCAACCCAGGGGAGCCTCACTTGGGGtccctttgtgggttttttataggatttttttggggtttttgtggtttctcctgggattttttttaggatttttgcttTTCCCACCCCCAATTTTGAATTTCCCCCCTCCAGGTGCTTGAAGGACCCGTCCAAGCCGCACTCAAGGGTCCCTTTGTGGGTTTATaatggattttttggggtttctcatgggatttttggggtttctccgggttgttttttttaggatttttgcttTTCCCGcccataatttgaattttttcccctccccaggtgCTGAAGGACCCGTCCAAGCCGCACTCCAAGGGCAATTTCTGGACGGTGGACGTGTCGCGGATCCGCCGGCGGCGCTGCGGCTGCAGAACACGGGCGGTGGCGCGGGGGGCGCTGGGCGGTGGCACCGCCGCCGTGCCCGCCTTCGTGCCCGACCTGGCGCCGTTCGTGCTCTCGGGGTGCCCCTACCCCCCCCCcgcaacccccaaaaacccccaaaaccccccgaaCCCCCGACCTCCTCCTTCTCCATCGATTCCCTGCTCCGGGACAGCGCCCCCAAATTTTCGGCCGTTTCACCCCAAACCTGGGGGTGCCCCCCGCTCTGGGCGCAGCTGCCCACGTCCCAACAGCGCGGGGGTGGCGCCCAACGCCGTGGCGCCCAATGCCGTGGTGCCCATCGCGGGGGTGGCGCCCAATGCCGTGGTGCCCAACACGGGGGTGCCCAATGCCGTGGTGCCCGACGCGGGGGTGCCCAATGCCGTGGTGCCCAACACGGGGGTGCCCAATGCCGTGGTGCCCGACGCGGGGGTGCCCAATGCCATGGTGCCCAACGCGGGGGTGGCGCCAACGTGGGGACCCCCAACACGGTGGCGCCCAACGCGGGGGTGGCGCCCAATGTGGGGACCCCGAATCTGGGCCGGAACTGGGGGGTCCCCGCCCGGAGTTTTGGGGAGCAGAGCCCGAACCccgagggggattttggggggggccCATGCCCCGCCCCCAACAAGAGCGTCTTCGACGTCTGGCTGAGCACCCCGGCGACATCGCCATCCGCGGGTGATGACGTCACGGGGGGTGCCCCTAAATTTGGGGGGGGCGCCCCCGAATCTGTGGAAAAATTTTGGGGTGTCAGGGCTCAAAAATGGCAAAATTTGGGGGCATAAACGCCCCAAAATTGAgcataaaaacccccaaatttcatcCAGTTTCTCCCTGATTCGGATGTGATGACGTCATAGGGGCACCCCAAAATTTTGGGGGATCGCACCTTCTAAATGTCAACATTTGGGggtaaaatgccccaaaattgagTCTgaacaccccaaaatttggggtgtcACCCCCAAAATTGTATTCAGAACATCCCCAATTTGGGAGTGATGACGTCATAGGGGGCGCCCCCGAATTTGGGGGACACCCCCGAATCTGTGGAAAAATTTTGGGGTGTCAGCATCTAAAAATGGCGAAATTTGGGGGCGAAACGCCCCAAAATTGAGTCTGAACACCCCAAAATTTCATCCAAATTCTCCCTGTTTTGGAGGTGATGACATCATAGGGGCACCCAAAGTTTTGGGGGGGGCACCCCCAAATCTGTGGCAAAAATTTCGGGGTGTCAGGGCTCAAAAATGGCGAAATTTGGGGGTGGAATGCCCCAAAATTGAGTCTGAACACCCCACAAAAATTCCTTCAAATCCTCCCGAATTGGGGGGTGATGACGTCATAGGGGCACCCCAAAATTTTGGGGCGTCACCCCTAAACCTGAATGGCAAAATTTTGGGGTGTCAGGATCCAAAAACGGAGAAATTTGGTGGTGAAATGGCCCAAAATTGGGTCTGAACACTCCAAAGTTGCTTCAAAccatcccaaatttggggtgatGACGTCATAGGGACACCCCAAATTTTCGGGGGGGTCGCCCCCAAATCTGTGACAAAAATTTTGGGCTGTCAGCCTCCAAAAATGGTGAAATTTCGCAGGTGAAATGCCTCAAAAATGACTTTAAACACCCCAAAATTTCATCCAAATTCTCCCTATTTTGGAGGTGATGACGTCATAggggaacccccaaaatttggTGATGTCATCACCTCCAATGACGTCACacacccccaaattttggggggttttgatgCAATTTTGAGGTGTTTACACTCAATTTTTTGGGCGTTTCACCCCCCAATTTTTGACATTTTAAaggggggacaccccaaaattttgGGGTGCACCTATGACGTCATCACTCCCAAATTTGGGGTGGTCTGGGAGGCGATTTTGGAGGTGacaccccccaaattttggggtgtttAGACTCAACTTTGGGCATTTCACCCCCAAATGTTGTCCAAATCGcccccaaaaatttgggggtGCATGAGGTCATCGGGGTGATGACGTCATAGAGGCACCCCACAATTTTTAGGGGGTCACACCCCTCAAAATGTCAAATTTGGGGGTGAAATGCCCCAAAACTGAGTCTGACACCCCAAAAATTCGGGGGCGTCACCCCTAAAATCGCCTCCAGACCACCCCAAATTTGGTTGTGATGACGTCATAAGGGGCACCCCTAAATTTTTGGGGGTCACCCCCAAATCTGTGACAAAAATTTTGGGGTGTCAGGGCCCCCAAAAATGGCGAAATTTGGGGGTGAAACGCCCCAAAATTGAGTCTGAACGCCCCAAAATTGcttcaaaccaccccaaaaatcgTGGTGATGACGTCATACGGgcacccccaaatttggggggatccccccaaaaaatggaaccgaaatcccccaaaatttttgGGGGtcgaaacccccccaaaatcgcccGGAACGGCCCCAAAATGCGGGGTTGGATGGCAATGACGTCATCGGGGTTCCCACGCTCCATATATGGAGGCGGTGACGTCATCGGGGTTTCCCCAGTCCATATATGGGCATGGTGACGTCATCGCTGTGGCCCCGCCCCGTCCCGTGTTTCCCCTCCCTCTTTTCAATAAAGGATCGGCACCAGTTGAACCAGTTTGATCCAGTTTGCACCAGTTTGTACCGGTTTGTACCGGTTTGAACCAGTTTGCACCAGTTTTGAACCAGTTTGAACCAGTTTGCACCAGTTTGAACcggtttgatcccagtccctcccagtttagtTCCCATGTGgccccagtttggtcccagttcatcccagtccatcccagtttgatcccagtccatcccagtttggtcTCAATTTGTCCCAGTTTGGCCCCAGTCCCTCCAGTTGGTCCCAGTtggatcccagttcatcccagtttgatcTCATCTCCTCCCAGTTTAATCCAGtacctcccagtttgctcccagtttgattgcagtccctcccagttcatcccagtctgtcccagtccctcccagttcatcccagtctgtcccagtccctcccagtttgggcccagtttatcccagtccctccagttTGGGCCCAGTttgctccagtccctcccagtttggaaCCAGTCtctccagttgctcccagtccctcccagtcactcccagtttacTCCCACTCTgtcccagtttgttcccagtttgttcacatcccagtccctcccagtttaatcCCAGTTTGGCCCCCGTCCCTCCCAGTCCTCCCAGTTtggccccagtcccctcccagtccatcccagtcccatcccagtccatcccagtccctcccagtccatcccagtccatcccagtcccatcccagtccatcccagtccatcccagtccatcccagtccctcccagtccctcccagtccctcccagtccctcccagtcccatcccagtccctcccagtccctccagtccatcccagtccctcccagtccatcccagtcccatcccagtccatcccagtccatcccagtccctcccagtccctcccagtccatcccagtccctcccagtccctccccagtccatcccagtccatcccagtccctcccagtttgaccCAGCtggtcctggctgctcccagttcgtccccagtttgatcccagtccctcccggtctgtcccagttggtcccagttccctcccagttgctcccagtttggcccagtcactcccagtttaaTCCCAGTTTggccccagtccatcccagtttgcgTCAGTCGGTCCCAGTTtgtccagtccatcccagtttgctcccagtccatcccagtttatcccagtttgttcccagtcCTCCTAGCTtgttcccagttcatcccagtccctcccagtttaatcCCAGTTTggccccagtccatcccagtccctcccagtctgtgccagtccctcccagtttggaaCCAGTTTGGTCCCGGctgctcctccagtccctcccagtccctccccagtccatcccagtttgctcccagtccatcccagtccgtcccagtccttcccagtttgatcccattttGCCCCCAGTTttggtcccagtccctcccagtttggttCCAGGGGCTCCCAGTCCGTCCCacttcatcccagtccatcccagtccatcccagttcatcccagtccatcccagtctgtcccagtctgtcccagttccctcccagtccctttcagtccctcccagtttaatcccagtttgtcccactttggtcccagtccctcccagtttaatcCCAGTTTggccccagtccatcccagtcacacccagtcccctcccagtttgcgtcagtctgtcccagtttgtcccagtctgtcccagtttgtcccagtccatcccagtctgtcccagtttgtcccagtttgatcccagtccatcccagtcacacccagtccctcccagtttgtgtcagtctgtcccagtctgtcccagtttgtcccagtttgatcccagtccatcccagtccctccctggCCCCAACACTTTatcccagtttgttcccagtctgtcccagtttggtTCCTGTCCCTCCCAGTTCGGACCAGTTTGGTCTCAGCCCCTTCCAGTTTggtccagtttgtcccagtttggtcccagtttgtcccagtccctcccagtcacccccagtttgatcccagtccatcccagtttggttccagtctgatcccagtccctccagtctgtcccagtttggttcctgtccctcccagtttggaccagtttggtcTCAGCCCCttccagtttggtcccagtttgTCCTggtttgtcccagtccatcccagtcactCCAGTTTAATCCaattcatcccagtccctcccagtttggtcccagttcattgattgggatttggggaattcaggggtttgggattttggggatttgggattttggggatttgggatttggggtttggagtttgggatttggggggaattcaggggtttggggtttgggggatttgggatttggggtttggggtttgggatttgggggtttggggtttggggatctGGGATTTGTGGGAattcaggggtttgggatttggggtttgggattttgggattttgggatttggggtttgggatttgagattgggatttgagggaattcaggggtttgggattttgggatgttgggattttgggattagggatttgggggatttgggatttgggggatttggggtttgggggggatttggggtttgaggatttgggatttggggtttggggatttgggattttggggttttgggggatttgggatttgggggtttggggatttgggatttgtgggaattcagggatttgggattttgggattcagggatttgggattgtgggggtttggggatttgggggattttggggtttgggggatttgggatttggggttcaggattgggatttggggatttggggattttggggatttgggatttggggttcagggatttgggattttgggatttgggactttggggatttggggtttgggattttggggttcagggatttgagatttgggggtttgggcatttgggattttaggattctgggatttgtgggaactcagggatttgggatttggggtttggg
Encoded here:
- the FOXH1 gene encoding forkhead box protein H1, encoding ILQQLRVLFPFFGGGYQGWKDSVRHNLSSNPCFAKVLKDPSKPHSKGNFWTVDVSRIRRRRCGCRTRAVARGALGGGTAAVPAFVPDLAPFVLSGCPYPPPATPKNPQNPPNPRPPPSPSIPCSGTAPPNFRPFHPKPGGAPRSGRSCPRPNSAGVAPNAVAPNAVVPIAGVAPNAVVPNTGVPNAVVPDAGVPNAVVPNTGVPNAVVPDAGVPNAMVPNAGVAPTFGEQSPNPEGDFGGGPCPAPNKSVFDVWLSTPATSPSAGDDVTGGAPKFGGGAPESVEKFWGVRAQKWQNLGA